One genomic window of Corallococcus exiguus includes the following:
- a CDS encoding endopeptidase produces MRPLRSALCCLALLVSSTTYAFQPSQPEQQSAAAKKAFFKPDLYLPIQNVPLEKARSLMPRAGADKWAGFVTRFGGNVQVYLDPLSGMPTGIQGSFPLIPGDGFRNNVSLESVRQGLGRSVGSVDESVVGELVFKFVADHQDAIGVDLLQLGSPRVTQVTETLWQVHIPQVVNGITVRHGRLTATISHGNLILLGTEAWANVGIDTKPRFTANQAIAAGSTFLGQTLSPTSLWQQPTLEVTPFARTGAAFGQGYGHALVWSYGFSNPGEHERWKVTVDANSGEVLAVEDDNHYFDAQVKGGVYPSTNIGTCTSKETCGTMQPNTPMPWANTGFASPNNFTDGAGIYNYSAGTLNTTLAGKYVRIADSCGSINVSSATGSLDLGGVNNDHDCTVPAGTSPGNTPAARSSFYELNKIKEVARGWLPSNTWLQGQLTSNVNLSSTCNAFWNGSTVNFYKSGGGCRNTGEIGAVFDHEWGHGMDNFDANGSLSNSSEGYADIAGILRLQTSCVGYGFFQTTDTGCGLTPDGTGYNQQESQVTGQSWCNLRCSGVRDADWAASAPNIPATPQNFTCKMCSSGSGPCSKQVHCAASPVRQAAWDLVTRDLTAAPFNYNSNDAFLLGNKLFYQGSGNIGTWHACNCTAGTSDGCGATNGYMQWLAADDDNGNLADGTPHMTAIYAAYNRHNIACSTPAPTNGGCAAGPTAAPTTTATPGDSQVSLSWTASAGASQYWVMKTEGFAGCDFGKARVATVTGTSYTDPEVANGRQYCYSVVPASSNACFGQASACTCTTPTCAAPGAPTLSTPSSGATGVELLAVLDWADVTGVSGYEVQVATDSAFTNVVRSANSLVASTWTVSPGLSATTAYYWRVRALNSCGGTSSWSAAQSFTTRGCVTLAAPTLTAPANAATGVALAPALDWSDVTNASAYDVQVATDSAFTNVVRSATGLSTSAWNVTPGLSNLTAYYWRARGTDSCGASPYSAAFSFTTTNVCTPTVATYNSTLRTPACGSVCGCDTGPTLVNGRGTMSGGIEPNQPNTLGATCTDGASGVYHSDESIDRIVLKTVDQGTITPGKQLTVDVTVWCYGTTDQLDLYYTTNTTTPAWTAVTTAQACTAVGLKTFSIPVTVGSTTGNHAVRAQFRFGGTASSSCVTGSYNDHDDLVFNVASAVAANPTAPSAKQVRGRAVTAR; encoded by the coding sequence ATGCGCCCCCTGCGGTCAGCGTTGTGTTGTCTTGCCCTCCTGGTGTCATCCACGACGTACGCATTCCAACCCTCCCAGCCCGAGCAGCAGAGCGCGGCGGCGAAGAAGGCCTTCTTCAAGCCAGACCTGTACCTGCCCATCCAGAACGTGCCGCTGGAGAAGGCGCGGTCTCTGATGCCGCGCGCGGGCGCGGACAAATGGGCGGGGTTCGTCACCCGCTTTGGCGGCAACGTGCAGGTGTACCTGGATCCGCTGTCCGGCATGCCCACGGGCATCCAGGGCAGCTTCCCGCTCATCCCGGGTGACGGCTTCCGCAACAACGTCTCGCTCGAGTCCGTGCGCCAGGGTCTGGGCCGCTCGGTGGGCAGCGTGGACGAGTCCGTGGTGGGAGAGCTCGTCTTCAAGTTCGTCGCGGACCATCAGGACGCGATTGGCGTGGACCTCCTGCAGCTGGGCTCGCCGCGAGTGACGCAGGTGACGGAAACGCTGTGGCAGGTGCACATCCCGCAGGTGGTGAACGGCATCACGGTGCGGCACGGCCGGCTGACGGCCACCATCAGCCACGGCAACCTCATCCTCCTGGGCACGGAGGCGTGGGCCAACGTGGGCATCGACACGAAGCCCCGCTTCACCGCGAACCAGGCCATTGCCGCGGGCAGCACGTTCCTGGGCCAGACGCTGTCGCCCACCAGCCTGTGGCAGCAGCCCACGCTGGAGGTGACTCCGTTCGCGCGCACGGGCGCGGCCTTTGGCCAGGGCTACGGCCACGCGCTGGTGTGGAGCTACGGCTTCTCCAACCCCGGTGAGCACGAGCGCTGGAAGGTGACGGTGGACGCCAACTCCGGCGAGGTGCTCGCCGTGGAGGATGACAACCACTACTTCGACGCGCAGGTGAAGGGCGGCGTGTACCCGTCCACCAACATCGGCACCTGCACGTCGAAGGAGACGTGCGGCACCATGCAGCCCAACACGCCCATGCCGTGGGCGAACACGGGCTTCGCGTCGCCCAACAACTTCACGGACGGCGCGGGCATCTACAACTACAGCGCCGGCACCCTCAACACGACGCTCGCCGGCAAGTACGTGAGGATCGCCGACAGCTGCGGCTCCATCAACGTGAGCTCCGCCACGGGCAGCCTGGACCTGGGCGGCGTGAACAACGACCACGACTGCACGGTGCCCGCGGGCACGTCCCCGGGCAACACCCCGGCGGCGCGCTCCAGCTTCTACGAGCTGAACAAGATCAAGGAGGTGGCCCGCGGCTGGCTGCCCAGCAACACCTGGCTGCAGGGCCAGCTGACGTCCAACGTGAACCTGTCCAGCACGTGCAACGCGTTCTGGAACGGCAGCACCGTGAACTTCTACAAGTCCGGTGGCGGCTGCCGGAACACCGGCGAGATTGGCGCGGTGTTCGACCACGAGTGGGGCCACGGCATGGACAACTTCGATGCCAACGGCTCGCTGTCCAACTCCAGCGAGGGCTACGCGGACATCGCGGGCATCCTGCGCCTGCAGACGTCCTGCGTGGGCTACGGCTTCTTCCAGACGACGGACACGGGCTGCGGCCTGACGCCGGACGGCACGGGCTACAACCAGCAGGAGTCGCAGGTGACGGGCCAGTCCTGGTGCAACCTGCGCTGCTCGGGCGTGCGTGACGCGGACTGGGCGGCGAGCGCGCCGAACATCCCGGCCACCCCGCAGAACTTCACCTGCAAGATGTGCTCGTCTGGCTCCGGCCCGTGCAGCAAGCAGGTGCACTGCGCCGCGTCCCCCGTGCGCCAGGCGGCGTGGGACCTGGTGACGCGCGACCTCACGGCGGCGCCCTTCAACTACAACTCCAACGACGCGTTCCTCCTGGGCAACAAGCTCTTCTACCAGGGCTCCGGCAACATCGGCACGTGGCACGCCTGCAACTGCACCGCGGGCACGTCCGACGGCTGCGGCGCGACGAACGGCTACATGCAGTGGCTGGCCGCGGACGACGACAACGGCAACCTGGCGGACGGCACGCCGCACATGACGGCCATCTACGCCGCGTACAACCGCCACAACATCGCCTGCTCCACGCCCGCGCCCACCAACGGCGGCTGCGCGGCGGGCCCCACGGCGGCCCCCACCACCACGGCCACCCCGGGCGACAGCCAGGTGAGCCTGTCGTGGACCGCTTCCGCGGGCGCCAGCCAGTACTGGGTGATGAAGACGGAGGGCTTCGCGGGCTGTGACTTCGGCAAGGCGCGCGTGGCCACCGTCACCGGCACCAGCTACACGGACCCGGAGGTCGCCAACGGCCGCCAGTACTGCTACTCGGTCGTGCCCGCGAGCAGCAACGCGTGCTTCGGCCAGGCGTCCGCCTGCACCTGCACCACGCCCACCTGCGCGGCGCCCGGCGCGCCCACGCTGTCCACCCCCTCCTCCGGCGCCACCGGTGTCGAGCTGCTCGCGGTGCTGGACTGGGCGGACGTGACGGGCGTGTCCGGCTACGAGGTCCAGGTGGCCACCGACAGCGCGTTCACCAACGTGGTGCGCAGCGCCAACTCGCTGGTGGCCAGCACCTGGACGGTGTCCCCGGGCCTGTCGGCGACCACCGCCTACTACTGGCGCGTGCGGGCGCTCAACTCGTGCGGTGGCACCAGCTCCTGGAGCGCGGCGCAAAGCTTCACCACGCGCGGCTGCGTCACCCTGGCGGCCCCCACCCTGACGGCCCCCGCCAACGCGGCCACGGGCGTCGCGCTGGCGCCGGCGCTGGACTGGTCCGACGTGACGAACGCGTCCGCGTATGACGTGCAGGTGGCCACCGACAGCGCGTTCACCAACGTGGTGCGCAGCGCCACCGGCCTGTCCACCAGCGCGTGGAACGTGACGCCGGGCCTGTCCAACCTCACGGCGTACTACTGGCGCGCGCGGGGCACCGACAGCTGCGGCGCGAGCCCGTACAGCGCCGCCTTCAGCTTCACCACCACCAACGTGTGCACGCCCACCGTGGCCACGTACAACTCCACGCTGCGCACCCCGGCCTGCGGCTCCGTGTGCGGTTGCGACACCGGCCCCACGCTCGTCAACGGGCGCGGAACGATGTCCGGCGGCATCGAGCCCAACCAGCCCAACACCCTGGGCGCCACCTGCACGGACGGAGCCTCCGGCGTCTACCACTCGGATGAGAGCATCGACCGCATCGTGCTCAAGACGGTGGACCAGGGCACCATCACCCCGGGCAAGCAGCTCACCGTGGACGTGACGGTGTGGTGCTACGGCACCACGGACCAGCTGGACCTGTACTACACGACGAACACCACCACGCCCGCGTGGACGGCCGTCACCACCGCCCAGGCCTGCACCGCGGTGGGGCTGAAGACGTTCTCCATCCCCGTCACCGTGGGCAGCACCACCGGCAACCACGCCGTGCGCGCGCAGTTCCGCTTCGGCGGCACCGCCTCCAGCTCGTGCGTCACGGGCAGCTACAACGACCACGACGACCTGGTCTTCAACGTCGCGTCCGCGGTGGCCGCCAACCCCACCGCCCCGTCCGCGAAGCAGGTGCGCGGCCGGGCCGTGACGGCGCGCTAG
- a CDS encoding ArnT family glycosyltransferase, with protein MVATFAASLLLRGLYLAGSPDRDWPFSVFFAGDARFFHTAAVDLARGREGPVALPYHPPLFPALLGLLYRVLGEPAGSALPYKLALACLGAATVAFCQGFWRRLLGTPWSLVAAGLYATSFGWLVLSTTYSNETLSALWLCFTCALALRMGGAVPSWPAVLGLGAVMGWGTLTRAEHLGLWPFLLVYAWTARERGPWKPWALRWGAAMGVSLLLLVPSALRNVDTMRELNARAPHLEPLPEWVPVTVYGPLNFAMANHSGATGGFTPALINQGGNNGQLDPSRPEHRRLLLHGYAEGLRWMVASPGDAARLLWTKLDLWLDGLRLGVGVSDVPGGLTGERAPVDVFVPDSAWLKWPLAALLLAGMLLSLKPAHAPFRLLSLVVLHRVLITLAFFGYARGLLVVFPALLPLLVLPLKVLGERHAAVARRLPALAGALLLLLWAEAALVATRETPRRFMASGTTDAVNGKLIQDDRVRLWPQP; from the coding sequence ATGGTGGCCACGTTCGCCGCCAGCCTCCTCCTGCGCGGGCTGTACCTGGCGGGTTCGCCGGACCGGGACTGGCCCTTCTCCGTCTTCTTCGCGGGCGACGCGCGCTTCTTCCACACCGCCGCGGTGGACCTGGCGAGGGGCCGCGAAGGCCCGGTCGCCCTGCCCTACCACCCGCCCCTGTTCCCCGCGCTGTTGGGACTGCTGTACCGGGTGCTGGGCGAGCCCGCGGGCAGCGCGCTGCCCTACAAGCTGGCGCTCGCCTGTCTGGGCGCGGCCACGGTGGCTTTCTGCCAGGGCTTCTGGCGGCGCCTGTTGGGAACGCCGTGGAGTCTGGTGGCGGCGGGCCTGTACGCCACGAGCTTCGGGTGGCTGGTGCTGTCCACCACGTACAGCAATGAAACGCTGTCCGCGCTGTGGCTGTGTTTCACCTGTGCGCTGGCATTGCGCATGGGCGGCGCGGTGCCGTCCTGGCCCGCGGTGTTGGGATTGGGCGCGGTGATGGGCTGGGGCACCCTCACCCGCGCGGAGCACCTGGGGCTGTGGCCCTTCCTCCTGGTGTATGCGTGGACGGCGCGCGAGCGGGGGCCCTGGAAGCCGTGGGCCCTGCGCTGGGGCGCGGCGATGGGCGTGTCCCTGCTCCTGCTCGTTCCCTCCGCGCTGCGCAACGTGGACACGATGCGCGAATTGAACGCGCGGGCGCCGCACCTGGAGCCGCTGCCGGAGTGGGTGCCCGTCACGGTGTATGGGCCGCTCAACTTCGCCATGGCCAACCACTCGGGCGCCACCGGGGGCTTCACGCCGGCCCTCATCAATCAGGGCGGCAACAACGGACAGTTGGACCCCTCCCGCCCGGAGCACCGGCGCCTGCTCTTGCACGGCTACGCGGAAGGGCTGCGCTGGATGGTGGCCTCGCCCGGCGACGCGGCCCGGCTGCTCTGGACGAAGCTGGACCTGTGGCTGGACGGCCTGCGCCTGGGCGTCGGCGTGTCGGACGTGCCCGGAGGACTCACCGGCGAGCGCGCCCCGGTGGACGTGTTCGTCCCCGACTCCGCGTGGCTCAAGTGGCCGCTGGCGGCGCTGCTCCTCGCGGGGATGCTGCTGTCGCTCAAGCCCGCGCACGCGCCCTTCCGGCTGCTGTCGCTGGTGGTGCTGCACCGGGTGCTCATCACGCTCGCCTTCTTCGGCTATGCGCGCGGCCTGCTCGTCGTCTTCCCCGCGCTCCTGCCGCTCCTGGTGCTGCCATTGAAGGTCCTGGGCGAGCGCCACGCGGCCGTGGCCCGGAGGCTGCCCGCGCTCGCTGGGGCGCTGCTGTTGCTCCTGTGGGCGGAGGCCGCGCTCGTCGCCACGCGGGAGACGCCCCGCCGCTTCATGGCCAGCGGCACCACCGACGCGGTCAATGGCAAGCTCATCCAGGACGACCGCGTCCGGCTGTGGCCCCAACCCTGA
- a CDS encoding VOC family protein: MELHHGRMFDHVHLQVRDLEASKRFYRAVLEVMGIPVFNESERHLAADELFLSSDREPTARVHLAFQAKDREMVQRFHQAAVAAGGRDNGAPGERSYHPGYYAAFVLDPDGNNIEMVHHGPAKRSAPSVVYTW; the protein is encoded by the coding sequence ATGGAACTGCACCACGGCCGCATGTTCGACCACGTCCACCTCCAGGTCAGGGACCTGGAGGCGAGCAAGCGCTTCTACCGCGCGGTGCTGGAAGTCATGGGCATCCCGGTCTTCAACGAGAGCGAGCGGCACCTGGCCGCGGACGAGCTCTTCCTCAGCAGCGACCGGGAGCCCACCGCGCGCGTGCACCTGGCCTTCCAGGCGAAGGACCGGGAGATGGTGCAGCGCTTCCATCAGGCGGCGGTGGCCGCGGGGGGCCGTGACAACGGGGCTCCCGGGGAGCGCTCCTACCACCCGGGGTACTACGCGGCCTTCGTGTTGGATCCGGACGGCAACAACATCGAGATGGTCCACCACGGGCCCGCGAAGCGGTCCGCGCCGTCCGTCGTCTACACCTGGTAG
- a CDS encoding hybrid sensor histidine kinase/response regulator, whose amino-acid sequence MSQDVPQQTPETLFTGGSQMHALVRTHDWAASPVGPVASWPTSLKMLVKTLLGSRYPMILTWGPHLTQFYNDAYSLVIGDKHPAALGTDIRGTLAEAWDSLEPLVREAMTTGVASWVPALQLLLNRSGYREESYFDVSHAPAYDDTGAIGGMLAVCAEVTPRVLSERRTRLLRDLSAQAADTRSVVKTCGDLLTALSDHPLDVPCALLYLREGDGRSLTLCGTVGIERGGPLSPETVQLDASSRMAAPFLRTLGGERVQRDGLEALLSLKGGPFGDAVGTFLFQPLAGSGTAAPLGVLVTALSPNRAFDEGHASFSELLSAQVAASLRNARAHEEERQRAEALAELDRAKTAFFHNISHEFRTPLTLMLGPLEDVLAQVPVTEAARKDLELVHRNAGRLLRLVNTLLDFSRLEAGRIDSSFEPTELASFTRDLTGHFRSAIERTGLSFSVACAALPEPVWVDRQMWEKVVFNLLSNALKFTFEGGIIVRQEARGASILLCVTDTGTGIPAEELPHLFERFHRVRNARSRTHEGTGIGLALVHELVELHGGDVTVESEEGRGTTFTVRIPRGHAHLPADRIQAARQQESTALDARPYLQEAERWSDAEPVLRALKPVRALTDEESPAEEAPRAKVLVVDDNADMREYVERVLSPSFDVTLATDGHAALAAARASPPDLVLTDVMMPRLGGFGLLRGLRERPSTRAVPVVMLSARAGEEAAVEGLEAGADDYLVKPFSARELVARVRSMLELSRSRREALRQELLSQSLRESVQARDDFLAVASHELKTPLAAFRLHLERLERSLGDDALGRARSPLESAGRQVQRLHALMETLLDVSQLTTGRLALDLNDVDLTSVVGNAVARLREEVARMGVTVTLDADMPLVGRYDRLRIDQVVNHLLTNAAKYGQGRPIAVRVAAEDGTARLTVRDEGIGISEADRARIFERFERAVPGRNYGGLGLGLWIARQVVEAHGGRITVDSAPGLGSTFVVELPLEGLKAA is encoded by the coding sequence ATGAGTCAGGATGTTCCGCAGCAGACGCCGGAGACCCTCTTCACCGGCGGCAGTCAGATGCACGCGCTGGTGCGCACGCACGACTGGGCCGCGTCACCGGTGGGGCCCGTGGCCTCCTGGCCCACGAGCCTCAAGATGCTCGTGAAGACGCTGCTCGGGTCGCGCTACCCCATGATCCTCACCTGGGGTCCGCACCTCACCCAGTTCTACAACGACGCCTATTCGCTGGTGATTGGCGACAAGCACCCGGCCGCGCTGGGCACGGACATCCGGGGCACGCTCGCGGAGGCGTGGGACTCGCTGGAGCCGCTGGTGCGCGAGGCGATGACGACGGGCGTCGCCAGCTGGGTGCCCGCACTCCAACTGCTCCTCAACCGCAGCGGCTACCGCGAGGAGTCCTACTTCGACGTGAGCCACGCGCCCGCCTACGACGACACGGGTGCCATTGGCGGCATGCTCGCGGTGTGCGCGGAGGTGACGCCCCGGGTGCTGAGCGAGCGGCGCACGCGGCTGTTGCGCGACCTGTCCGCCCAGGCAGCGGACACGCGCAGCGTGGTGAAGACGTGCGGCGACCTGCTGACCGCCCTGTCGGACCACCCCCTGGATGTTCCGTGCGCGCTCCTCTATCTGCGCGAGGGGGACGGCAGGTCGCTGACGCTGTGCGGGACCGTGGGCATCGAACGCGGCGGCCCCCTGAGCCCGGAGACCGTGCAGTTGGACGCCAGCTCCCGGATGGCGGCGCCGTTCCTGCGCACGCTCGGAGGGGAGCGGGTGCAGCGCGACGGACTGGAGGCGCTGCTGTCCTTGAAGGGTGGACCGTTTGGTGACGCGGTGGGCACGTTCCTCTTCCAGCCGCTCGCGGGCTCCGGCACGGCCGCGCCGCTGGGGGTGCTCGTCACGGCGCTGTCCCCCAACCGCGCCTTCGATGAAGGCCACGCCTCCTTCAGCGAGCTGTTGAGCGCGCAGGTGGCGGCGTCGCTGCGCAACGCGCGAGCCCACGAGGAGGAGCGCCAGCGGGCGGAGGCGCTGGCGGAGTTGGACAGGGCGAAGACGGCCTTCTTCCACAACATCTCCCACGAGTTCCGCACGCCGCTCACGCTGATGCTGGGGCCGCTGGAGGACGTGCTCGCGCAGGTGCCGGTGACGGAAGCCGCGCGCAAGGACCTGGAGCTCGTCCACCGCAACGCGGGCCGCCTGCTGCGGCTGGTGAACACGCTGCTGGACTTCAGCCGGCTGGAGGCGGGCCGCATCGACTCCAGCTTCGAGCCCACCGAGCTGGCCTCCTTCACCAGGGACCTCACGGGCCACTTCCGCTCCGCCATCGAGCGCACCGGCCTGTCCTTCAGCGTGGCTTGCGCCGCGCTTCCGGAGCCCGTCTGGGTGGACCGGCAGATGTGGGAGAAGGTTGTCTTCAACCTGCTCTCCAACGCCCTCAAGTTCACCTTCGAGGGCGGCATCATCGTGCGGCAGGAGGCCCGGGGCGCCTCCATCCTCCTGTGCGTCACCGATACGGGCACGGGCATCCCCGCGGAGGAGCTGCCCCACCTCTTCGAGCGCTTCCACCGCGTGCGCAACGCGCGAAGCCGCACGCACGAAGGCACCGGCATCGGGCTGGCGCTCGTGCATGAGCTGGTGGAGCTGCACGGCGGCGACGTGACCGTGGAGAGCGAGGAGGGGAGGGGCACCACCTTCACCGTGCGCATCCCCCGGGGCCACGCGCACCTGCCCGCGGACCGCATCCAGGCCGCGCGTCAGCAGGAGTCCACCGCCCTGGACGCGCGCCCCTACCTCCAGGAGGCCGAGCGCTGGTCGGACGCGGAGCCCGTGCTCCGGGCGCTGAAGCCGGTGCGGGCGCTGACGGACGAGGAGTCCCCGGCAGAGGAGGCTCCCCGGGCGAAGGTGCTGGTGGTGGACGACAACGCGGACATGCGCGAGTACGTGGAGCGCGTGCTGTCGCCGTCGTTCGACGTGACGCTGGCGACGGACGGACACGCAGCGCTGGCCGCCGCGCGCGCGAGTCCACCGGACCTGGTGCTGACGGACGTGATGATGCCCCGGCTGGGTGGCTTCGGGCTGTTGCGCGGCCTGCGCGAGCGGCCGTCCACGCGCGCCGTCCCCGTGGTGATGCTGTCCGCCCGCGCCGGCGAGGAGGCCGCGGTGGAGGGGCTGGAGGCGGGCGCGGACGACTACCTGGTGAAGCCCTTCAGCGCCCGGGAGCTGGTGGCGCGCGTACGCTCCATGCTGGAGCTGTCGCGCAGTCGCCGAGAGGCCCTGCGCCAGGAGCTGCTCTCCCAGTCGCTGCGCGAAAGCGTGCAGGCCCGGGACGACTTCCTCGCGGTGGCGAGCCACGAGCTGAAGACGCCGCTGGCTGCCTTCCGCCTGCACCTGGAGCGGCTGGAGCGCAGCCTGGGAGACGACGCGCTGGGCCGCGCGAGGAGCCCGCTGGAGTCCGCCGGCCGGCAGGTGCAGCGGCTGCACGCGCTGATGGAGACGCTGCTGGACGTGTCGCAGCTCACCACCGGACGGCTCGCGTTGGACCTGAACGACGTGGACCTCACCTCCGTGGTGGGCAACGCGGTGGCCCGGCTGCGCGAGGAGGTGGCGCGGATGGGCGTGACGGTGACGCTGGACGCGGACATGCCGCTGGTGGGCCGGTATGACCGGCTGCGAATCGACCAGGTGGTGAACCACCTGCTGACGAACGCGGCGAAGTACGGCCAGGGCCGCCCCATCGCGGTGCGCGTGGCCGCCGAGGATGGCACCGCGCGCCTCACCGTGCGCGACGAGGGCATTGGCATCAGCGAGGCGGACCGCGCGCGCATCTTCGAGCGCTTCGAGCGAGCGGTGCCCGGGCGCAACTACGGCGGCCTGGGCCTGGGGCTCTGGATTGCCCGGCAGGTGGTGGAGGCGCACGGCGGCCGCATCACCGTGGACAGCGCGCCGGGCCTGGGCTCCACCTTCGTGGTGGAGCTGCCGCTCGAAGGGCTCAAGGCCGCCTGA
- a CDS encoding M20/M25/M40 family metallo-hydrolase — translation MRLKRVVPVVVSLCCATASAEEPRDKEVYISIGSETVGTVRSSFRGGNAPTLVREANGVSVLKLTESQLGDVSAIMHDKYHRCAGFMAHDTQEAALAALGPAQPVQSLVSYTLDNAPVVNSLFSGLQEASLRSTIIQLASYTNRYYNNSTGGTQSASWLRDTWTSYASGRDDVSVQLYTHSGWTQPSVIATVTGTVYPDEVVVIGGHLDSININVSSSSRPTATAPGADDDASGVATLSEVFRVAMAKGYKPARTVKFMAYAAEEVGLYGSQAIAQAHKSAGANVVGVLQLDMTNYRGSSWDLTLVTDNTNAAQNAFLGNLIDTYTGYTRTNITCGYGCSDHASWTAQGYPASLPFEAQMNNDNPNIHTANDTLANSTDGNANNALKFARIGAAYLAELGKGTIPGLPTDTTPPTVSLTAPASGATVNGTTSITATASDNVGVSKVEFLVDGVVKGTIVSSPYSYAWDSRTVANGSHTVAAKAHDGSGNTTTTTARTVTVANVSTTGTYDSTYKTLRCSAAAATCDSGTLFNGRGSLGPELNTPNTLRGTCKDASSGTYKSDESMEALKVSTVDGSNFAAGKQVKVEATVWAYATPSSDRLDLYYTANSTATTPVWTLITSVTPPGPGQQTISATYTLPAGANQAVRAQMRYGTSTPTSACISGEYNDRDDLMFTVQ, via the coding sequence ATGCGTTTGAAGAGAGTGGTCCCCGTGGTCGTGTCGCTGTGTTGCGCCACCGCTTCCGCCGAAGAGCCGCGTGACAAGGAGGTCTACATCAGCATCGGTTCGGAGACGGTGGGCACGGTGCGCTCGTCGTTCCGCGGCGGGAACGCGCCCACCCTGGTGCGCGAGGCGAACGGGGTGAGCGTGCTCAAGCTCACCGAGTCGCAGCTGGGCGACGTGTCCGCCATCATGCACGACAAGTATCACCGCTGCGCGGGCTTCATGGCGCACGACACGCAGGAGGCGGCGCTCGCGGCGCTCGGCCCCGCGCAGCCCGTGCAGTCGCTGGTGAGCTACACGCTGGACAACGCGCCGGTGGTCAACTCGCTGTTCTCCGGCCTGCAGGAGGCCAGCCTGCGCAGCACCATCATCCAGCTGGCCAGCTACACGAACCGCTACTACAACAACTCCACCGGCGGCACGCAGTCGGCCAGCTGGCTGCGCGACACCTGGACGTCCTACGCCAGCGGACGCGACGACGTGAGCGTGCAGCTGTACACGCACTCCGGCTGGACGCAGCCGTCCGTCATCGCCACCGTCACCGGCACCGTCTACCCGGATGAGGTGGTGGTGATTGGCGGCCACCTGGACTCCATCAACATCAACGTGAGCTCCTCCAGCCGCCCCACGGCGACGGCGCCGGGCGCGGATGACGACGCCTCCGGTGTCGCCACGCTGTCGGAGGTCTTCCGCGTGGCGATGGCCAAGGGCTACAAGCCGGCGCGCACGGTGAAGTTCATGGCGTACGCAGCGGAGGAGGTGGGCCTGTACGGCTCGCAGGCCATCGCGCAGGCGCACAAGTCCGCGGGCGCCAACGTGGTGGGCGTGCTCCAGCTGGACATGACCAACTACCGCGGCTCCTCGTGGGACCTGACGCTCGTCACGGACAACACCAACGCGGCGCAGAACGCGTTCCTGGGCAACCTCATCGACACGTACACGGGCTACACGCGCACCAACATCACGTGCGGCTACGGGTGCTCGGACCACGCGTCGTGGACCGCGCAGGGCTACCCGGCGTCCCTCCCGTTCGAAGCGCAGATGAACAACGACAACCCCAACATCCACACGGCCAACGACACCCTGGCCAACAGCACGGACGGCAACGCCAACAACGCGCTGAAGTTCGCGCGCATTGGCGCCGCGTACCTGGCGGAGCTGGGCAAGGGCACCATCCCGGGCCTGCCCACGGACACCACGCCCCCCACCGTGTCGCTCACCGCGCCGGCCAGCGGCGCGACGGTGAACGGCACCACCAGCATCACCGCGACGGCCAGCGACAACGTGGGCGTCAGCAAGGTGGAGTTCCTGGTGGACGGCGTGGTGAAGGGCACCATCGTCTCTTCTCCGTACAGCTACGCGTGGGACAGCCGCACGGTGGCCAACGGCAGCCACACGGTGGCGGCGAAGGCACATGACGGTTCGGGCAACACCACCACCACGACGGCGCGCACGGTGACGGTGGCCAACGTGTCCACGACCGGCACCTACGACAGCACGTACAAGACGCTGCGTTGCAGCGCGGCGGCGGCCACCTGCGACAGCGGCACGCTCTTCAACGGCCGCGGCTCCCTGGGCCCGGAGCTGAACACGCCCAACACGCTGCGCGGCACGTGCAAGGACGCCAGCAGCGGCACCTACAAGAGCGACGAGTCCATGGAGGCCCTCAAGGTGTCCACCGTGGACGGCTCCAATTTCGCCGCGGGCAAGCAGGTGAAGGTGGAGGCCACTGTCTGGGCCTACGCCACCCCCTCGTCGGACCGGCTGGACCTGTACTACACGGCCAACTCCACCGCGACGACGCCCGTCTGGACGCTGATCACCTCCGTCACGCCGCCGGGCCCGGGCCAGCAGACGATCTCCGCCACGTACACGCTGCCCGCCGGCGCCAACCAAGCCGTGCGCGCGCAGATGCGCTACGGCACCAGCACGCCGACCAGCGCGTGCATCTCCGGCGAGTACAACGACCGCGACGACCTGATGTTCACGGTCCAGTAA